In Ursus arctos isolate Adak ecotype North America unplaced genomic scaffold, UrsArc2.0 scaffold_3, whole genome shotgun sequence, one DNA window encodes the following:
- the CCDC71L gene encoding coiled-coil domain-containing protein 71L, with translation MRRSVKRRRRRPPAAPAPAAPGGGFRAGGGAELEAREEKVVYSRSQLSLADSTKALGDAFKLFMPRSTEFMSSDAELWSFLCSLKHQFSPHILRSKDVYGYSSCRALVPDPPPPPAARGQTRRPPARRRRRGARAAAARRRGSPPSPPPPAPEDSCPAKPAAPGPCFGGRTLEEIWRAATPTLTTFPTIRVGGDVWGERSLAAARRRARQVLRVNLEPVVRLRRFPVPRA, from the coding sequence ATGCGGCGCAGCGTGAAGAGGCGGCGGCGCCGGCCCCcggcggccccggccccggctgCCCCGGGCGGCGGCTTTAGGGCCGGAGGAGGGGCCGAGCTGGAGGCGCGGGAGGAGAAGGTGGTGTACTCGCGGTCGCAACTGTCGCTGGCCGACAGCACCAAGGCGCTGGGCGACGCCTTCAAGCTGTTCATGCCCCGCAGCACGGAGTTCATGAGCTCGGACGCGGAGCTCTGGAGCTTCCTCTGCAGCCTCAAGCACCAGTTCTCCCCGCACATCCTGCGCAGCAAGGACGTCTACGGCTACTCCTCCTGCCGGGCCCTGGTCCCCGaccccccgccaccccccgccGCCCGCGGCCAGACGCGCAGGCCGCCGGCCAGGAGGAGGCGCCGCGGAGCCCGGGCGGCCGCCGCCCGCCGGAGGGGGTCCCCGCCgtccccgccgccgccggcccccgAGGACAGCTGCCCCGCCAAGCCCGCGGCCCCCGGGCCCTGCTTCGGGGGCCGCACCCTGGAGGAAATCTGGAGGGCGGCCACCCCGACGCTGACCACCTTCCCCACCATCCGCGTCGGCGGCGACGTGTGGGGCGAGCGCAGCCTGGCGGCGGCGCGGCGCCGAGCGCGCCAAGTCCTGCGAGTGAACCTGGAACCCGTGGTGAGGCTTCGCCGCTTCCCGGTGCCCCGGGCGTGA